The following proteins are co-located in the Candidatus Accumulibacter cognatus genome:
- a CDS encoding YdiU family protein, translated as MLTFDNRFLRELPGDPERSNVSRQVFGACWSPVDPTPVTAPRLLAHSREVAAALDLDEQAMAAPELLAALAGNGRLPGMATYASCYGGHQFGQWAGQLGDGRAILLGEVINHQGQRFELQLKGAGPTPYSRRADGRAVLRSSIREFLCSEAMHHLGVPTTRALSLVGTGETVIRDMFYDGHPVAEPGAVVCRVAPSFTRFGHFELLAARGDRALLQRLVEFTLARDFPERVAAGPANDLAAWFREICERTARLMVHWMRVGFVHGVMNTDNMSILGLTIDYGPYGWVDNFDPGWTPNTTDASTRRYCFARQPAIALWNLERLAEALAMLMPEPGELADALEHYGEVYAHEFRAAYAAKLGLERWQDDDVDLLEDLYGLMHRAEIDMTEFFRSLASLDIGQPSVEVVQESFYRPDLRQRFAGDLLQWLQRYAARLRQEGLPADRRAARMNAANPRYVLRNYLAQQAIDLAEQGDLRRVDDLLEILRRPYDEQPGREAFSTKRPDWARHRAGCSMLSCSS; from the coding sequence ATGCTCACCTTCGATAATCGTTTTCTGCGCGAACTGCCGGGTGACCCCGAGCGAAGCAATGTGTCGCGGCAGGTCTTCGGCGCCTGCTGGTCGCCGGTCGATCCGACGCCCGTCACCGCGCCGAGACTGCTCGCACATTCGCGCGAGGTGGCGGCGGCGCTCGATCTCGACGAACAGGCGATGGCTGCACCGGAATTGCTCGCCGCGCTGGCCGGTAATGGACGGCTGCCCGGCATGGCGACCTATGCCAGTTGCTACGGTGGCCACCAGTTCGGGCAGTGGGCCGGCCAGCTCGGCGACGGCCGTGCGATCCTGCTCGGCGAAGTGATCAACCATCAGGGGCAGCGCTTTGAACTGCAGCTCAAGGGGGCCGGCCCGACGCCCTACTCGCGCCGCGCCGACGGCCGCGCGGTGCTGCGCTCGTCGATTCGCGAGTTCCTGTGCAGCGAGGCGATGCACCACCTCGGCGTGCCGACGACACGCGCACTGAGTCTCGTCGGAACCGGTGAAACGGTCATTCGCGACATGTTCTACGATGGTCATCCGGTTGCCGAGCCGGGCGCGGTGGTCTGTCGGGTTGCGCCATCGTTCACCCGTTTCGGCCATTTCGAGCTGCTGGCAGCGCGCGGCGATCGTGCTTTGCTGCAGCGCCTGGTCGAGTTCACCCTGGCACGCGACTTTCCCGAACGGGTCGCCGCTGGCCCTGCGAACGACCTGGCTGCCTGGTTCAGGGAAATCTGCGAACGCACCGCGCGCCTGATGGTGCACTGGATGCGCGTCGGCTTCGTACATGGGGTCATGAATACCGACAACATGTCGATTCTCGGTCTGACCATCGATTACGGCCCCTACGGCTGGGTCGACAATTTCGACCCCGGCTGGACGCCGAACACCACCGACGCATCGACCCGGCGCTACTGCTTTGCCCGGCAACCGGCGATCGCGCTCTGGAATCTCGAAAGGCTGGCCGAAGCGCTGGCGATGCTGATGCCCGAACCCGGCGAACTGGCCGACGCCCTCGAACATTACGGGGAAGTGTATGCCCACGAATTCCGCGCTGCCTACGCCGCCAAATTGGGCCTCGAACGCTGGCAGGACGACGATGTCGATCTGCTCGAGGACCTCTACGGGCTGATGCATCGGGCGGAAATCGACATGACCGAGTTTTTCCGCAGCCTGGCCAGCCTGGACATCGGGCAGCCGAGCGTCGAGGTCGTGCAGGAATCGTTCTACCGTCCGGATCTCCGACAGCGCTTTGCCGGCGATCTGCTGCAGTGGCTGCAGCGCTACGCTGCCCGCCTGCGACAGGAAGGGCTACCGGCAGATCGACGGGCGGCGCGGATGAACGCCGCCAACCCGCGCTACGTGCTGCGCAACTACCTCGCGCAGCAGGCGATCGACCTTGCCGAACAGGGTGACCTGCGGCGGGTCGATGACCTGCTCGAGATCTTGCGCCGGCCTTATGATGAGCAGCCGGGACGGGAAGCGTTCAGTACCAAGCGACCCGATTGGGCGAGACATCGGGCGGGGTGTTCGATGCTCTCCTGCAGTTCGTGA
- a CDS encoding DUF533 domain-containing protein: MNEQEQQAILTLCLMAAFADGHKNESERAELKRIADALAGEGSINLAALYQDVLLKRVSMASTVAALTTPNARQLAFEMAVCVCDADGVQSAAEQAFLADLQSALAIDLQQSAAYSRQAETIAALPLGAGASGSTPLPPPAPAPLGAVEHASTLSEAEMDKMILNAAILNGALELLPESLSTMAIIPLQMKLVYRIGKSHGFELDRGHIKDFLATLGVGLTSQYLEQAGRKLLGGLLGKVGGGLLRGLGKQAVSSGMSFASTYALGHVAKRYYAGGRSFSAPMLRTAFDDMLGEAKGLQGRYLPEMQAKARTLDTAQIIELVRQG, from the coding sequence ATGAACGAGCAGGAACAGCAAGCCATTCTCACCCTCTGCCTGATGGCCGCCTTTGCCGACGGTCACAAGAATGAATCCGAGCGCGCCGAACTCAAGCGCATCGCCGACGCCCTGGCTGGCGAGGGATCGATCAACCTCGCCGCGCTCTATCAGGACGTGCTGCTCAAGCGGGTCTCGATGGCATCGACAGTGGCCGCGCTGACGACCCCGAACGCGCGGCAGCTCGCCTTCGAAATGGCGGTCTGCGTCTGTGACGCCGACGGCGTGCAAAGCGCTGCCGAACAGGCTTTTCTCGCCGACCTGCAGAGCGCGCTTGCGATCGACCTGCAGCAGTCGGCAGCCTACAGCCGGCAGGCGGAAACCATCGCGGCATTGCCGCTCGGCGCAGGCGCCAGCGGCAGCACGCCACTGCCGCCGCCGGCCCCCGCGCCTCTTGGTGCTGTCGAGCATGCATCGACACTGAGCGAGGCGGAAATGGACAAGATGATTCTCAATGCGGCGATCCTCAATGGCGCACTCGAACTGTTGCCGGAATCGCTGTCGACGATGGCGATCATCCCGCTGCAGATGAAACTGGTCTATCGCATCGGCAAATCCCATGGTTTCGAACTCGATCGCGGCCATATCAAGGATTTTCTCGCCACGCTCGGTGTCGGGCTGACCTCGCAATATCTCGAACAGGCCGGCCGCAAACTGCTCGGCGGTCTGCTCGGCAAGGTTGGCGGCGGCCTGTTGCGCGGTCTTGGCAAACAGGCGGTCAGTTCAGGAATGAGTTTCGCCAGCACCTATGCGCTCGGGCACGTCGCCAAACGCTACTATGCCGGTGGTCGCAGCTTCTCGGCGCCGATGCTGCGCACCGCTTTCGACGACATGCTCGGCGAAGCCAAAGGGCTGCAAGGTCGTTACCTGCCCGAGATGCAGGCCAAGGCACGGACGCTCGATACTGCCCAGATCATCGAACTGGTCAGGCAGGGCTGA
- a CDS encoding HAMP domain-containing protein yields MRLFPASLAGRTVLLVIAVIAVAEIATFSLLGHFRRSSHVNQTVQLIAGQVRLLQVVLPGLGDDARQALSAADAGEQGLQLRPDGSGVPTHQPLFPFARRLANDLTERLGEPVLLRHGGPGQRSGLWIGFMAGNERWWLLLPPPRFEPQALPSDLWWFLALTLAAVLLIAGLFLHGIVGPLARLGDAVAATGDGAACTATPEGPREVRRLAERHNTMLGQLAAAAAERREMLAGLTHDLRAPLTRLRLRLALLTGDQQGSGDCAGLVRDVDDMERIVGQCLAFLRSEHPEGAAMAPLLIATLLQEAVSRQRELGRAVELTVSAAAVQCRVAMTPGNLQRLLDNLIDNALQHGAPPVEVQLVRDSAGVVALRVRDHGPGIAGADRGRALEPFAQLEPARATDGSCGLGLAIVRRIVTGCGGELLLADAPGGGLEVLVRLPAR; encoded by the coding sequence ATGAGACTCTTTCCCGCTTCGCTGGCTGGACGGACGGTACTGCTGGTGATTGCCGTGATCGCTGTCGCCGAGATTGCCACCTTCTCGTTGCTCGGGCATTTCCGCCGCAGCTCGCACGTCAATCAGACGGTGCAACTGATCGCCGGCCAGGTGCGTCTGTTGCAGGTAGTGCTGCCAGGACTCGGCGATGACGCTCGCCAGGCCCTGAGTGCGGCTGATGCCGGCGAGCAAGGGCTGCAGTTGCGTCCGGACGGCAGCGGGGTACCGACTCACCAGCCGCTCTTTCCTTTCGCGCGCCGCCTCGCCAATGACCTCACCGAACGTCTCGGAGAGCCGGTATTGCTCCGGCATGGCGGTCCGGGACAGCGCAGTGGCCTGTGGATCGGTTTCATGGCCGGCAACGAGCGCTGGTGGCTGCTGCTGCCGCCACCACGCTTCGAGCCGCAGGCGCTGCCCTCCGATCTGTGGTGGTTTCTGGCGCTGACGCTGGCCGCCGTGCTGTTGATCGCTGGCCTCTTCTTACACGGCATCGTCGGACCGCTGGCCCGCCTCGGCGATGCCGTCGCGGCAACCGGCGACGGCGCGGCATGCACGGCAACGCCGGAAGGTCCGCGTGAGGTGCGGCGTCTGGCCGAGCGTCACAACACCATGCTGGGCCAGTTGGCGGCAGCGGCAGCCGAGCGCCGCGAGATGCTCGCCGGCCTGACGCACGATCTGCGCGCACCGCTGACACGCTTGCGCCTGCGTCTGGCGCTGCTCACCGGCGACCAGCAGGGGAGCGGTGATTGTGCCGGTCTGGTGCGCGACGTCGACGACATGGAACGGATCGTCGGCCAATGCCTGGCTTTCCTGCGTAGCGAACACCCCGAGGGGGCGGCGATGGCGCCGCTCTTGATCGCGACACTGCTGCAGGAGGCGGTCTCGCGCCAGCGCGAACTCGGCCGCGCCGTCGAATTGACGGTCAGCGCCGCTGCGGTGCAATGCCGGGTGGCAATGACCCCCGGCAATCTGCAGCGGCTGCTCGACAACCTGATCGACAACGCCCTGCAGCATGGTGCGCCACCGGTCGAAGTACAGTTGGTACGGGACAGTGCCGGCGTCGTAGCGCTGCGTGTGCGTGACCACGGGCCGGGAATTGCCGGCGCGGATCGCGGCCGCGCCCTCGAACCCTTCGCCCAGCTCGAACCGGCGCGCGCCACCGACGGCAGTTGCGGACTCGGTCTGGCGATCGTGCGGCGTATCGTCACCGGCTGTGGGGGTGAGCTACTGTTGGCCGACGCGCCCGGCGGCGGCCTGGAAGTTCTCGTTCGCCTGCCGGCCCGCTGA
- a CDS encoding response regulator has product MKKILLIDDDAELRQLLATYLGRHGFDTLLLPDTRQLDAFLERYQPQLLILDLMLPGEDGLAACRRLRSRGETRPVIMLTARDEPADRVIGLEMGADDYLGKPFDPRELVARIEAVLRRGTRSPAAVPDSAGGVTRFGEWLFDRAARQLSRQGQAVALTSGEFALLNTLINHANQAMKRERLLELTRGDASESFDRAIDVQIHRLRRLIEADPAHPRYLQTVWGVGYVFVPDTVGDTDAG; this is encoded by the coding sequence ATGAAAAAAATTCTCCTCATTGACGACGACGCCGAGTTGCGCCAGTTGCTCGCCACCTATCTTGGCCGGCACGGTTTCGACACCCTGCTGTTGCCCGATACGCGCCAACTCGATGCCTTTCTCGAACGCTACCAGCCGCAACTGCTGATCCTCGACCTGATGCTGCCCGGGGAAGACGGCCTGGCGGCGTGCCGGCGGCTGCGCTCGCGTGGCGAGACGCGGCCGGTGATCATGCTGACCGCGCGCGACGAGCCGGCCGACCGGGTAATCGGCCTGGAGATGGGTGCCGACGATTATCTCGGAAAACCTTTCGACCCGCGCGAGCTGGTCGCTCGCATCGAGGCGGTGTTGAGGCGTGGCACACGCTCGCCGGCGGCAGTGCCCGATTCCGCAGGCGGCGTCACACGCTTCGGCGAATGGCTTTTCGACCGGGCTGCGCGTCAGTTGTCGAGACAGGGTCAGGCGGTGGCACTGACCAGCGGCGAATTTGCGCTGCTGAACACCCTGATCAATCACGCCAACCAGGCGATGAAGCGCGAGCGTCTGCTGGAGTTGACGCGCGGCGACGCCAGCGAGTCCTTCGACCGCGCCATCGACGTTCAGATCCACCGCCTGCGGCGTCTGATCGAAGCCGATCCCGCCCACCCACGCTACCTGCAGACGGTGTGGGGAGTCGGCTACGTGTTCGTTCCGGATACCGTCGGCGATACCGACGCAGGATGA
- a CDS encoding periplasmic heavy metal sensor: MKSKFSPRILVTALVLALGVGGAAFAMSPERCGPPGGRMEQRMQYHQKEMSRLHDDLKLDAKQEALWQDAEQFSKSGMREMREQMRKHHEEILASVSKPGADLRAIIKQMDELRDAARKQREAGRDRWLAVYDTLDAAQKEKARLFFKSKIERMGPGGHFGPGGPRPPRGPAGD, encoded by the coding sequence ATGAAATCAAAATTCTCACCGCGTATTCTCGTCACTGCACTGGTCCTGGCGCTTGGCGTCGGCGGTGCGGCTTTCGCCATGAGCCCAGAACGCTGCGGCCCGCCCGGTGGACGGATGGAACAACGGATGCAATACCATCAGAAGGAGATGTCGCGCCTGCACGACGACCTCAAGCTGGACGCCAAACAGGAAGCGCTCTGGCAGGACGCAGAGCAGTTCAGCAAGTCCGGCATGCGCGAGATGCGCGAGCAGATGCGCAAGCACCATGAGGAAATCCTGGCCAGCGTCAGCAAACCGGGCGCCGACCTGCGCGCCATCATCAAGCAGATGGATGAACTGAGGGATGCCGCTCGCAAGCAGCGCGAGGCCGGCCGCGACCGCTGGCTGGCTGTCTACGACACTCTCGACGCCGCGCAGAAGGAAAAAGCGCGCCTGTTCTTCAAGAGCAAGATCGAACGGATGGGGCCGGGCGGCCATTTCGGACCGGGTGGTCCACGTCCTCCCCGTGGCCCGGCTGGCGACTGA
- a CDS encoding YcfL family protein, with protein sequence MYLKRRIAVAALSMIVLSTLSVAAPASGLISSKVELTTSDDNVQVTDLRAVQSDRLLRVQAELTNFSPYNQQVYYRFRWLDKNGFTVWDDEPWKPMIVYGSQRQIINVSPPSLFATDFRLVLHSSRR encoded by the coding sequence ATGTACTTGAAACGTCGTATCGCGGTAGCGGCACTATCCATGATCGTGCTGTCAACGCTGTCCGTTGCCGCGCCCGCAAGCGGACTGATCTCAAGCAAGGTCGAACTGACCACGAGCGATGACAATGTACAGGTCACCGATTTGCGTGCCGTACAATCCGATCGCCTGCTCCGTGTTCAGGCCGAACTCACCAATTTCTCCCCGTATAACCAACAGGTCTATTACCGGTTCAGATGGCTTGACAAGAACGGTTTCACGGTATGGGATGACGAGCCGTGGAAACCGATGATTGTCTACGGAAGTCAAAGGCAGATCATCAACGTCAGCCCGCCATCACTGTTCGCCACCGACTTCCGCCTGGTTCTGCACTCTTCGCGGCGCTAA
- a CDS encoding isochorismatase family protein — protein sequence MSENDVVRGRRAALVVIDVQESFRHMPFWSETDLPAFREALLRLDAGCRQRGVPVVHIFHVGQAGPFTEASGYVRALDWLPGSPDVCFFKHTHNAFSDTGLDLWLRRHGIERLIIAGIRTEQCCETTTRVGSDIGYEIDFVSEATLTFPMTHPVSGRSYSPAKIKEHAELVLAGRFARIVSVDDCLAALGEGHA from the coding sequence ATGTCCGAAAATGATGTCGTCAGGGGTCGTCGTGCAGCGCTGGTGGTGATCGACGTGCAGGAGTCGTTCCGGCACATGCCCTTCTGGTCCGAAACCGATCTGCCGGCGTTCAGGGAGGCCTTGCTGCGCCTCGACGCCGGATGCCGGCAACGCGGGGTGCCGGTGGTGCATATTTTTCACGTCGGTCAGGCCGGACCATTTACCGAGGCATCGGGATATGTGCGCGCGCTCGACTGGCTGCCCGGTTCGCCGGACGTGTGCTTCTTCAAGCACACGCACAATGCCTTTTCGGACACCGGCCTCGACCTGTGGCTGCGCCGACACGGCATAGAGCGCCTGATCATCGCCGGCATCCGCACCGAACAATGCTGCGAAACGACGACGCGGGTCGGCTCCGACATCGGCTACGAGATCGATTTCGTCAGCGAAGCGACGCTGACCTTCCCGATGACGCATCCGGTCAGCGGCCGCAGCTACTCGCCGGCAAAGATCAAGGAACATGCCGAACTCGTGCTGGCCGGGCGCTTTGCGCGCATCGTCAGCGTCGACGATTGCCTCGCCGCGCTGGGAGAAGGACATGCTTGA
- a CDS encoding DUF1272 domain-containing protein, with product MLELRPNCECCDRDLPPDSPAAMICSFECTFCADCADTRLAGRCPNCGGELLRRPIRPADKLARYPASAQRVRKPCAGSDLPATATA from the coding sequence ATGCTTGAACTGCGCCCGAACTGCGAGTGCTGCGATCGCGATCTGCCGCCCGACTCGCCGGCGGCGATGATCTGTTCCTTCGAATGCACCTTCTGCGCCGATTGTGCCGACACCCGGCTTGCCGGGCGTTGTCCCAACTGCGGCGGCGAGTTGCTGCGCCGGCCGATTCGCCCGGCGGACAAGCTGGCACGCTACCCGGCGTCGGCGCAACGGGTCCGCAAGCCCTGCGCCGGCAGCGACCTGCCTGCCACTGCAACGGCCTGA
- a CDS encoding EamA family transporter, translating to MRPRDLVLALLVVVVWGVNFAVIKTGVAEVPPLLLGALRFLLAACPAVFFLRAPKVPWQLYLAYGMTISVGQFAFLFSAIHVGMPSGLASLVLQSQAFFTMLFAALWLKEGWRRSQLVGLLLAACGLALIGSAHGLSMPLLGFLLTVAAASLWAAGNIVTRAVAACGPINQLAFVVWASLVPPLPFLALSLLIEGPPAMAAALSDFSLRAFAAVAYLAWAATLLGYGLWTRLLSRYPANQVAPFSLLVPVVGLTTGWLVFDEVLRPVHLAGGALLMLGLAVNLFTTRLLGWARARP from the coding sequence ATGCGTCCGCGCGATCTCGTTCTCGCCCTGCTGGTGGTCGTCGTCTGGGGTGTCAACTTCGCGGTCATCAAGACCGGTGTCGCCGAAGTGCCGCCGCTGCTGCTCGGCGCCCTGCGCTTCCTGCTCGCGGCCTGCCCGGCGGTGTTCTTCCTGCGCGCGCCGAAAGTGCCCTGGCAGCTCTACCTCGCTTACGGGATGACCATTTCGGTCGGGCAGTTCGCGTTCCTGTTCTCGGCCATCCATGTCGGCATGCCTTCCGGGCTCGCTTCGCTGGTGCTCCAGTCGCAAGCCTTTTTCACGATGCTCTTCGCCGCGCTGTGGCTCAAGGAGGGCTGGCGCCGCAGCCAGCTCGTCGGGCTGCTGCTGGCGGCCTGCGGCCTGGCGCTGATCGGCTCGGCGCACGGCCTGTCGATGCCGCTGCTCGGCTTTCTGCTGACCGTCGCCGCGGCGTCGCTGTGGGCGGCCGGCAACATCGTCACGCGGGCGGTTGCCGCTTGCGGGCCGATCAACCAGCTCGCCTTCGTCGTCTGGGCGAGTCTCGTGCCGCCGCTGCCCTTTCTCGCGCTGTCGCTGCTGATCGAGGGCCCGCCGGCGATGGCTGCCGCGTTGAGCGACTTCAGCCTGCGTGCCTTCGCCGCCGTCGCCTACCTCGCCTGGGCGGCGACGCTGCTCGGCTACGGCTTGTGGACGCGCCTGCTGTCACGCTACCCGGCCAACCAGGTGGCGCCGTTCAGCCTGCTGGTGCCGGTGGTCGGGCTGACGACCGGCTGGCTGGTGTTCGACGAAGTGCTGCGGCCGGTGCATCTCGCCGGTGGCGCGCTGCTGATGCTCGGTCTGGCGGTCAATCTGTTCACCACCCGCCTGCTTGGCTGGGCGAGGGCGCGGCCATGA
- a CDS encoding helix-turn-helix domain-containing protein — protein MTLSVWFVLTPNVLMLDYAGPAEALRMAAEMGADMAVHSCAPVAQLRTSLGVELAGLAALPACLPPDSLVIVTGNACEAEDYARPEAQAVVAWLRTAVPPDAQLASICSGALLLAAAGRLDGRRCTTHHSLIDALRVAAPAAKVEENRVFVDDGPLLSSAGITTGIDLALYLIERHAGAELAARVARRLVVYQRRAGNDPQLSPWLAHRNHLHPAVHRAQDAIAQDPARSWSVDELAAQAHVSARHLTRLFAEHAGISVVGYQQRLRVARARELLAERQLSVERVAELAGFASARDFRRVWQRHEGGTPSTLRATGGRGSTLGDRQPS, from the coding sequence ATGACGCTGTCGGTCTGGTTCGTCCTCACGCCGAACGTGCTGATGCTCGACTACGCCGGGCCGGCCGAAGCGCTGCGCATGGCCGCCGAGATGGGGGCGGACATGGCGGTCCACAGCTGTGCGCCGGTGGCGCAATTGCGCACTTCGCTGGGCGTCGAACTCGCCGGTCTCGCCGCGCTGCCGGCGTGTCTGCCGCCCGACAGCCTGGTGATCGTCACCGGCAACGCCTGCGAGGCCGAGGATTACGCGCGTCCCGAGGCGCAGGCCGTCGTCGCCTGGCTGCGCACGGCCGTGCCGCCGGATGCGCAGCTCGCCAGCATCTGTTCCGGCGCGCTGCTGCTCGCCGCCGCCGGGCGGCTCGACGGCCGGCGGTGCACGACGCACCACAGCCTGATCGACGCCCTGCGCGTTGCCGCACCGGCGGCGAAGGTCGAGGAGAACCGCGTCTTCGTCGACGACGGGCCGCTGCTGAGCAGCGCCGGCATCACGACCGGCATCGACCTCGCGCTGTATCTGATCGAGCGGCATGCCGGCGCCGAACTGGCGGCACGCGTCGCGCGTCGCCTGGTCGTCTACCAGCGCCGTGCCGGCAACGATCCGCAGCTCTCGCCGTGGCTCGCCCACCGCAACCATCTGCACCCCGCCGTCCATCGTGCGCAGGACGCGATCGCGCAGGACCCCGCGCGATCGTGGTCGGTCGACGAGCTGGCCGCGCAGGCGCATGTCAGCGCCCGCCATCTGACGCGCCTGTTTGCCGAGCACGCGGGCATCAGCGTCGTCGGCTATCAGCAGCGGCTGCGCGTCGCGCGGGCGCGCGAACTGCTCGCCGAGCGGCAACTGTCGGTCGAGCGCGTCGCCGAGCTGGCCGGCTTCGCTTCGGCGCGCGATTTCCGGCGGGTCTGGCAACGCCATGAAGGCGGCACGCCGAGCACGCTTCGCGCTACGGGCGGGCGAGGCAGCACCCTCGGCGATCGCCAGCCGTCCTGA